From the Melospiza georgiana isolate bMelGeo1 chromosome 25, bMelGeo1.pri, whole genome shotgun sequence genome, one window contains:
- the LOC131093340 gene encoding olfactory receptor 14J1-like has translation MSNSSSISHFLLLALADTRQLQLLHFCLLLGISLAALLGNGLIISTIACGHHLHTPMFFFLLNLALSDLGSICTTVPKAMHNSLWDTRDISYTGCAAQVFLVFFFLGSEYYLLTIMCYDRYVSICKPLHYGTLLGSRACAHMAAAVWASAFLKALLHTVNTFSLPLCYGNALGQFFCEILQILKLSCSKSYLRELGLLAASACLEVACFVFIVFSYVQIFRAVLRIPSKQGQHKVFSTCLSHLAVVSLFLSTGFLAQLKPPSISSPSLDLALSVLYSLVPPALNPFIYSLRNQELKAALRKMMNG, from the coding sequence atgtccaacagcagctccatcagccacttcctcctgctggcattggcagacacgcggcagctgcagctcctgcacttctgcctcttgctgggcatctccctggctgccctcctgggcaacggcctcatcatcagcaccatagcctgcggccaccacctgcacacgcccatgttcttcttcctgctcaacctggccctcagcgacctgggctccatctgcaccactgtccccaaagccatgcacaattccctctgggacaccagggacatctcctacacaggatgtgctgcccaagtatttctggttttcttctttcttggaTCAGAGTATTATCTCttgaccatcatgtgctacgaccgctacgtgtccatctgcaaacccctgcattatgggaccctcctgggcagcagagcttgtgcccacatggcagcagctgtctgggccagtgcctttctcaaagctctgctgcacacagtcAATACATTTTCACTGCCCCTGTGCTATGGCAATGCTCTTGGCcaattcttctgtgaaatcctccagatcctcaagctctcctgctccaaatcctaccTCAGGGAACTTGGGCTTCTTGCTGCTAGTGCCTGTTTAGAAGTCGcatgttttgtgttcattgttttctcctatgtgcagatcttcagggccgtgctgaggatcccctctaagcagggacagcacaaagtcttttccacctgcctctctcacctggctgtggtctccctgttcctcagcacCGGCTTTCTTGCCCAACTGAAGCCCCCCTCaatctcctccccatccctggatttGGCCCTGTCAGTTTTGTACTCgttggtgcctccagccctgaaccccttcatctacagcctgaggaaccaggagctcaaggctgcccTGAGGAAAATGATGAATGGATGA